DNA from Terriglobales bacterium:
TTCTCCTTCGCCTTTCTGCCCAGCCTGCTCATCGGCCGCCGCGCCAGTGGGCACCGCCGCCTGATGGTGGTGACCGACAACCCGCAACTGGCGCAATCCTTCCGGCGGCAACTGCAGCAGTTCCAGCCCAAGGCGGGTGAGAGCGGGATGCAGTACGACGTCGAGACCAGTACCGACACCAGCGAGGCCGCGCGCGCCCAGCTCTCCTCCGAGATCGCTGCCCTGAGCTTGGACGGCTTCCTGTGGATGACCGAGGAGGCGGTGCGCGTGAAGAAGGTCACCTTTAACACCCGCGCAGCCAGCGACTTTGTGGAGCTTGGCATTGTGCAGCGCGCAGTGCGCGACGGCATCCTGGAGCAGCGCCTGGCCGCGCACAGCATCTCCAGCGCGGAGGTGGACGACCTGCTCAAGCGCGTGGACCTGGATGTCATCGCGGTCAAAGGCGGGGCCGGCGTGGGCATGCTGTTGATGGCGGTGATGCTGGTGCTGCTGCTCTACATGAGCGTGCTGATGAACGGCATCATCGTCATGCGCTCGGTGCTGGAGGAGAAAAACTCGCGGGTCATGGAAGTCATGCTCTCCACCGTGACCGCCAAAGAGCTGATGGCCGGGAAGATCCTCGGCGTGGGCGCAGTCGGCCTGACCCAGATGCTGATCTGGGGCCTGATGACCGCGCTGTTCGGCGGGAGCGCGCTGTTGGCCGTGGGCAAGATGGCGGAGGGAATGCACTTCACTCCAGCCATGATCATTTTCTTTCCCATTTTCTATCTTCTGGGCTACCTGCTCTACAGCGCCCTCTCCGCCGCGCTGGGCGCCGCCGTGAACTCCCAGGAGGAAGCACAGCAGTGGCAGTTCTTCATCGTCCTGCCTTTGATGGCCTCGATGGTCCTCATGATGCCCGTCTTCAGTTCGCCCTCCTCCACCCTGTCGGTGGTGCTCTCGCTCATCCCTTT
Protein-coding regions in this window:
- a CDS encoding ABC transporter permease, whose product is MLDQRLRNLGLILRREYLERVRTKSFIIMTFLMPVMMFSFAFLPSLLIGRRASGHRRLMVVTDNPQLAQSFRRQLQQFQPKAGESGMQYDVETSTDTSEAARAQLSSEIAALSLDGFLWMTEEAVRVKKVTFNTRAASDFVELGIVQRAVRDGILEQRLAAHSISSAEVDDLLKRVDLDVIAVKGGAGVGMLLMAVMLVLLLYMSVLMNGIIVMRSVLEEKNSRVMEVMLSTVTAKELMAGKILGVGAVGLTQMLIWGLMTALFGGSALLAVGKMAEGMHFTPAMIIFFPIFYLLGYLLYSALSAALGAAVNSQEEAQQWQFFIVLPLMASMVLMMPVFSSPSSTLSVVLSLIPFCAPVLMYMRIVAQQPPAWQIALSIALLVATIYGAMVLCARIYRVGILMYGKRPTLPEIVKWMKYA